A single genomic interval of Argopecten irradians isolate NY chromosome 8, Ai_NY, whole genome shotgun sequence harbors:
- the LOC138329842 gene encoding uncharacterized protein, translating into MTMEAEFGKDVANFVRRDSYVDDGVKSVPTIEEAVHIIDNTKEMLRRGGLRLHKFLSSSKNVLQNMPLADRAQGLKDIDVLQDQLPVERALGVQWCIESDTFQFRITLNDRPLTRRGVLSTLCSVYDPLGFIAPFILVGKQILQQMCKDKTDWDSPLSDDLSARWLRWRLDLNNLKDLKVNRCLKPSDFGETVSVELHHFSDASTQGYGQCSYVRLVNTDGRIHCALVMGKARVIPLKPITIPRSELVAALVSVRMSSMLIRELDYMDRAFLWETDPLASCDTQSVPSLSFKDPEVKKAQVFETATTPVEEKPLIDRLDAFSDWQRAKKAVALCLKEIEYLHTAEASHSCDSKQKVCLKSSSSLCGLDPFLDDNGILRVSGRIKHGDFDASVKHPIILPRKSHVTKLVIRHYHERVEHQGRGITTGEIRANGFWIVGCSSAVSSYISKCVTCLKLRGITQGQRMADLPADRLSPEPPFTYSGVDFFGPFYIKEGRKELKRYGVIFTCMSSRAIHVETANSLDTSSFINALRRFLAIRGPVRQLRSDRGTNLVGAEHELREELEGLDDYQL; encoded by the exons ATGACCATGGAAGCAGAGTTTGGTAAGGATGTAGCTAACTTTGTGAGACGCGACTCCTACGTCGATGATGGGGTTAAATCTGTTCCGACCATTGAAGAAGCTGTGCACATCATCGACAATACCAAGGAAATGTTAAGAAGAGGTGGTCTACGACTACACAAATTTCTCTCAAGCTCAAAGAATGTGCTGCAAAACATGCCTCTAGCAGATAGGGCCCAAGGGCTGAAGGATATTGACGTTCTCCAGGACCAACTTCCGGTTGAGAGGGCTCTTGGAGTTCAGTGGTGCATCGAGTCCGATACATTCCAGTTCCGCATCACCCTAAACGACCGTCCGTTAACCCGTCGAGGTGTACTTTCTACCCTGTGCTCGGTGTACGATCCTCTTGGCTTCATTGCACCCTTCATCTTAGTTGGGAAGCAAATTTTGCAGCAAATGTGCAAGGATAAGACAGACTGGGACAGTCCGCTTTCCGATGATCTGAGTGCGAGATGGTTGCGATGGAGACTTGATCTTAACAATCTGAAGGATCTAAAGGTGAACAGATGTCTGAAGCCATCGGACTTTGGTGAAACAGTGTCTGTCGAACTTCATCATTTCTCTGATGCGAGTACTCAAGGATATGGTCAGTGTTCGTACGTTCGGCTGGTCAATACAGACGGTAGAATTCATTGCGCGTTAGTTATGGGCAAGGCAAGGGTAATCCCATTAAAGCCGATTACTATTCCACGGTCAGAGCTTGTGGCTGCTCTTGTATCAGTGCGAATGAGTTCGATGTTGATTAGAGAACTTGACTACA TGGACCGCGCTTTTTTATGGGAAACTGACCCTCTGGCCAGTTGTGATACTCAGTCAGTACCTTCCTTGTCATTCAAAGATCCAGAAGTAAAGAAGGCACAAGTGTTTGAAACTGCGACAACACCCGTTGAGGAGAAACCTCTTATAGATAGACTGGATGCGTTCTCAGATTGGCAAAGAGCCAAGAAGGCAGTTGCTCTTTGCTTG AAGGAAATCGAGTATCTACATACTGCAGAGGCAAGTCATAGTTGTGACTCGAAACAGAAGGTATGTCTTAAGAGCTCGTCCTCATTGTGTGGTTTAGATCCCTTCCTGGATGACAATGGCATTCTACGAGTCAGTGGGCGCATTAAACACGGCGATTTCGATGCGAGCGTTAAACATCCTATCATACTTCCAAGGAAATCCCATGTCACCAAGCTTGTGATCCGTCATTACCATGAGCGTGTGGAACATCAAGGTCGAGGCATAACAACTGGTGAAATTCGAGCGAACGGATTTTGGATAGTCGGCTGTAGTTCCGCCGTGTCTAGTTACATATCGAAATGCGTGACCTGCTTAAAGTTACGTGGAATCACTCAAGGACAAAGGATGGCTGACCTGCCTGCGGATAGATTGTCGCCTGAACCACCATTTACATACAGCGGAGTTGACTTCTTCGGGCCGTTTTATATCAAGGAAGGTCGCAAGGAATTGAAACGCTATGGTGTCATTTTCACATGCATGTCTAGTCGTGCTATCCATGTAGAAACGGCAAACTCGCTTGACACCAGCTCATTCATCAATGCGTTGCGTAGGTTTCTGGCGATACGAGGTCCTGTAAGACAACTGAGATCAGACAGAGGTACAAACCTTGTCGGCGCTGAGCATGAGCTCCGGGAAGAACTTGAAGGGTTAGACGATTATCAGTTATAG
- the LOC138330095 gene encoding LOW QUALITY PROTEIN: tripartite motif-containing protein 2-like (The sequence of the model RefSeq protein was modified relative to this genomic sequence to represent the inferred CDS: inserted 2 bases in 1 codon) — MAEGGPNQVPKDGTQSDSHLLECPICLEQLHQPRCLPCHHSLCQECLSTYITSEVSGKRDTATTFTCPVCRTLTHPIDKTEVKKKWAEQFPVDKVVTEMIQMKVGSTNIYYCMPCQNTKDKKVLAQFWCKDTKWLFCESCKLNHHDSIHTNCDGIDIRTYAGTLLPRTETLIKKCDKHNKKMHYFCVDHNSFGCSKCITVGHRKCNDVATTEDYCSTLDRNSTLKETTTYLQEAADSLESAVKNFKQYLQSIADEKESALQSIDDMEERFIQRMKELKKEITDDLIAKYKVESDNLKATSQKCERLKIAMQNTMESTVTARQQNDHMGTILLYQRGQIELDAWKDLVREMRMTSSIVSLKHEAEFDGTSLNFGKIVIQKKQRQLTDVPGLAKPLSECELKEVRKVNIKMKSDRSDCIARGVVIIPDGSIVVGDDNNQKLKLINTDGDVVDELKVDGRTWDLCLVDNSTVAAAIGNGIHVVTFTSSKLTLSNVINIGKTCYGITYRNEEFFVSTGGDEVYRVTKDGTTQMLHRGTNNTIYTLTQDHRTGILFIPYYXTHTGSTAIGSLSTDNLHKDVLKVGVVSNAYGVDVDGEGNVYVCGYMSHNVVQMSGDGTNVRELLTAADGIEQPEAISVYGDKLVLTRLGPDCNSIRLFQFI; from the exons ATGGCAGAGGGTGGTCCCAATCAGGTCCCAAAAGACGGTACTCAGTCGGACTCACACCTCCTGGAGTGTCCGATCTGTCTGGAACAGCTTCACCAGCCAAGATGTCTACCATGTCACCATTCTCTTTGTCAGGAATGTCTGAGTACTTACATCACCAGTGAGGTGTCGGGGAAGAGGGATACGGCGACTACCTTTACTTGTCCGGTATGTAGAACACTTACTCACCCTATTGATAAGACTGAGGTAAAGAAGAAATGGGCCGAGCAGTTTCCTGTTGACAAAGTTGTCACGGAGATGATACAGATGAAGGTCGgttcaacaaatatttactaCTGCATGCCCTGTCAAAACACCAAAGACAAGAAGGTTTTGGCTCAGTTCTGGTGTAAGGATACCAAATGGTTGTTTTGCGAGTCGTGTAAACTGAATCACCATGACAGCATACACACCAACTGTGATGGTATAGATATACGAACTTACGCTGGAACACTCCTACCAAGGACAGAAACACTGATCAAGAAATGCGACAAACACAATAAGAAGATGCACTATTTTTGCGTCGACCACAATTCTTTCGGCTGCAGCAAATGTATAACAGTCGGTCACAGGAAATGCAACGATGTAGCAACCACTGAAGATTACTGTAGTACATTGGACAGAAACTCAACACTCAAAGAAACGACGACCTATCTACAAGAGGCTGCTGACTCCCTGGAATCGGCGGTAAAGAACTTCAAGCAATACTTACAGAGCATTGCAGACGAAAAGGAGTCGGCATTACAGAGCATCGACGATATGGAAGAACGGTTCATCCAACGAATGAAAGAATTGAAGAAGGAAATCACAGATGACCTGATAGCTAAGTACAAAGTAGAAAGTGACAATCTGAAGGCGACAAGTCAAAAGTGTGAACGACTGAAGATCGCGATGCAGAATACAATGGAATCAACTGTTACAGCCCGGCAGCAGAACGACCACATGGGGACGATTCTATTGTACCAGAGAGGACAAATAGAACTGGATGCTTGGAAGGATTTAGTCAGAGAGATGAGGATGACGAGCTCTATTGTCAGTCTTAAGCACGAAGCGGAATTTGATGGAACAAGTCTGAACTTTGGTAAAATTGTCATCCAGAAGAAACAGAGACAACTTACAGATGTCCCAGGCCTAGCCAAACCTTTATCAGAATGTGAACTAAAGGAGGTAAGAAAAGtgaacataaaaatgaaatcagaTCGGTCCGATTGTATTGCTCGTGGAGTTGTTATCATTCCTGACGGCAGTATTGTTGTAGGAGATGATAACAATCAGAAGCTGAAATTAATCAACACTGACGGAGATGTTGTGGATGAGTTGAAGGTGGATGGAAGAACTTGGGATTTGTGTTTGGTAGACAACAGTACTGTTGCAGCTGCGATAGGTAATGGTATACATGTGGTGACATTTACATCCTCTAAACTTACGTTATCGAATGTAATAAACATTGGGAAAACATGTTACGGTATAACGTACAGAAATGAAGAGTTCTTCGTTAGTACAGGAGGTGACGAAGTGTACCGGGTGACAAAGGACGGTACGACACAGATGTTACACAGAGGTACTAACAACACTATATACACGTTAACCCAGGACCACCGTACAGGGATTCTCTTCATCCCTTACTA TACACACACTGGTAGTACGGCTATCGGTAGTCTGTCTACTGACAATCTACACAAGGACGTGTTGAAGGTCGGTGTAGTAAGTAATGCGTATGGAGTGGACGTGGACGGGGAGGGTAACGTCTATGTCTGTGGATATATGTCACACAACGTGGTACAGATGTCTGGGGACGGGACAAACGTCAGGGAACTGTTAACGGCAGCGGACGGTATCGAACAACCAGAAGCTATATCCGTGTATGGTGATAAGCTTGTTTTGACTCGATTAGGTCCTGATTGCAATTCTATTCGCTTATTTCAGTTTATTTGA
- the LOC138329841 gene encoding uncharacterized protein, translating into MNVPSASHMGGVWERQIRSVRNVLASLMLQSGSQLDGETLRTFMCEAAAILNSRPLSATNLNDPHSAEPLTPNHLLTMKSKVILPPPGQFQKTDLYSRRRWRRVQYLANEFWNRWRKEFLQNLQVRNKWISPKRNMRIGDVVLIMDDNQARNHWRMGRVEETFRGEDGFVRKVKVAVGDPTLDNQGRRADRMNFLERPIHKLAFLHETGEFPTEEPLI; encoded by the coding sequence ATGAACGTTCCTTCGGCGAGCCATATGGGCGGAGTTTGGGAGCGACAGATACGCTCGGTTAGAAATGTGCTTGCTTCATTAATGCTCCAATCTGGATCTCAGTTGGATGGTGAAACTCTTCGAACATTCATGTGCGAGGCTGCGGCCATCTTGAACAGTCGACCTCTATCAGCGACGAACTTGAATGACCCACATTCAGCGGAACCTCTGACTCCAAACCATCTTCTGACGATGAAATCGAAGGTTATTTTACCGCCACCAGGACAGTTTCAAAAGACTGATCTATATTCCCGCAGAAGATGGCGCCGTGTTCAGTACTTAGCCAATGAGTTCTGGAATCGTTGGAGGAAGGAGTTCTTGCAAAACCTGCAAGTTCGGAACAAATGGATTTCGCCAAAGCGGAATATGCGCATTGGAGATGTCGTTCTAATCATGGACGACAACCAAGCAAGAAACCACTGGCGTATGGGCCGGGTAGAAGAAACATTTCGTGGAGAGGACGGATTCGTGCGGAAAGTTAAGGTTGCGGTTGGGGATCCAACGTTGGACAACCAAGGCCGAAGGGCCGACCGAATGAACTTCCTGGAACGCCCTATACACAAACTAGCGTTCCTACATGAAACCGGGGAATTCCCCACCGAAGAACcattaatttaa